The following are encoded in a window of Aythya fuligula isolate bAytFul2 chromosome 26, bAytFul2.pri, whole genome shotgun sequence genomic DNA:
- the STK11 gene encoding serine/threonine-protein kinase STK11: protein MDMQEPQQLGMFAESELMSVGMDTFIHRIDSTEVIYQPRRKRAKLIGKYLMGDLLGEGSYGKVKEMLDSETLCRRAVKILKKKKLRRIPNGEANVKKEIQLLRRLRHKNVIQLVDVLYNEEKQKMYMVMEYCVCGMQEMLDSVPEKRFPVFQAHGYFCQLIDGLEYLHSQGIVHKDIKPGNLLLTTNGTLKISDLGVAEALHPFAEDDTCRTSQGSPAFQPPEIANGLDTFSGFKVDIWSAGVTLYNITTGLYPFEGDNIYKLFENIGKGDFTIPEDCGPPLSDLLRGMLEYDPAKRFSIQQIRQHNWFRKKHAQAETLVPIPPSPETKDKWRSMTAVPYLEDLHGYNEDEDDDLYDIEDDIIYTQDFTVPGQVPEEEAGQNGQSRSRGLPKAVCMNGTEPGQLSTKSKAERRASASSNPSRKACSASSKIRKLSTCKQQ, encoded by the exons ATGGATATGCAGGAGCCGCAGCAGCTGGGTATGTTCGCCGAGAGCGAGCTGATGTCCGTGGGGATGGACACCTTCATCCACCGCATCGACTCCACCGAGGTCATCTATCAGCCGCGGCGGAAGAGGGCCAAGCTCATCGGCAAGTACCTGATGGGAGACTTGCTGGGAGAAGGCTCCTACGGCAAAGTCAAGGAGATGCTGGACTCTGAAACCCTCTGCAGGAGAGCCGTGAAAAtcctgaagaagaagaagctaCGCAGGATCCCCAACGGGGAGGCAAATGTGAAAAA ggAAATTCAGCTCCTGCGACGATTACGGCACAAAAACGTTATCCAGTTGGTAGATGTATTATACAAcgaagagaagcagaaaat GTATATGGTGATGGAGTACTGTGTGTGTGGGATGCAGGAGATGCTGGACAGTGTCCCAGAAAAGAGGTTTCCAGTTTTTCAGGCTCATGG GTACTTTTGTCAGCTTATAGACGGCTTAGAATACTTGCACAGCCAAGGGATTGTCCACAAGGATATAAAACCGGGGAACCTCCTGCTAACAACCAATGGGACactgaaaatatctgatttAGGCGTAGCAGAG GCATTGCATCCGTTTGCAGAGGATGACACGTGCAGAACGAGCCAAGGGTCGCCAGCATTCCAGCCACCAGAAATCGCCAATGGCCTTGATACCTTTTCAGGCTTTAAAGTAGACATCTGGTCCGCAGGGGTCACGCT ATACAACATTACAACGGGTCTATACCCCTTCGAAGGGGACAATATATAtaagttatttgaaaacatcGGGAAAGGCGACTTCACAATTCCAGAGGATTGTGGTCCTCCACTCTCAGACTTATTGAGAG ggATGCTTGAATACGACCCAGCCAAGAGATTTTCAATACAGCAGATAAGGCAGCACAA TTGGTTTCGTAAGAAACATGCTCAGGCAGAGACTCTGGTGCCCATACCTCCCAGCCCAGAAACAAAGGACAAGTGGAGAAGTATGACGGCGGTGCCTTATCTGGAAGATCTGCATGGCTACAACGAGGATGAAGATGATGACTTGTATGACATTGAAGATGATATCATCTACACTCAGGATTTCACAGTACCAG GACAGGTGCCTGAGGAGGAGGCCGGGCAGAACGGGCAGAGCCGCAGCCGGGGGCTGCCCAAGGCCGTCTGCATGAACGGGACGGAGCCGGGGCAGCTGAGCACCAAATCCAAGGCGGAGCGGCGAGCCAGCGCCTCCTCCAACCCCTCGCGCAAGGCCTGCTCGGCCAGCAGCAAGATCCGCAAGCTCTCCACCTGCAAGCAGCAGTGA
- the CBARP gene encoding voltage-dependent calcium channel beta subunit-associated regulatory protein, whose amino-acid sequence MSDEPTPWDNATESATAVPGEVSPQDGYVLLLALLSIFIGGTLVLLSGILIICRRCCEADRRHSRASDDPEKTNTTYLDDSQPAQDITIKVEDPDCLSASSYRDVETERFLSSSSSTARRVSFNEAALFDQGKKTQEKGRRYTLTEGDFHHLKNARLTHLHLPPPALKIVTIHECESSENSLAMTPRLPPPKPGLAIFQPPGGALPQPALPSHAVCPSSALPGDTYNSTVDTSFAEASPSASSDSGEGPSFAAAPRSGKGAGVGSASPGDAPPAPSQGTVLQFFTRLRRHASLDGASPYFKIKKWKLESTQRASSLDTRGSPKRRQFQRQRAASESMDQEDRDPHATDIIQYIARTDDVAFHPAGGPFLPSPASPPPSLGRLEPGEGGASEAGAPEQPSAYHDIWSLRASLELYASSERSNDQDSVRSDGGDSVSSAGGVAPCPSSSLDEAEGPEEKLWGRPKQEESEPGTRKLLQMDSGYASIEAPSRGGEEGHPKDQTASEKRICFTSAGRKGTIFESFEGREPEEEEEEEEEEEEEEEEGSTARGAVGGGPLRPHSPLAWSPYGQMLAGREAAPPRRDYSIDEKTDALFNAFVRHDPQFDESPLRGKHRSRAHLRKQWQHAKQYSDPGVRYPALERHRTPLRRGDSANYPLDARFHSPLPRIVSAGDEEAAEAAEGGPSASPLPDPEIQVIVEEPGEAAPEPKASPEPGGDDCPGPGQCLGLGPGSELMDKITVGLEERLYGHLRKAAESTERAVAVAASDAPPDHGPV is encoded by the exons ATGAGCGATGAGCCGACCCCCTGGGACAACGCGACCGAGAGCGCCACG GCGGTGCCGGGCGAGGTGTCCCCGCAGGATGGCTACGTGCTGCTCCTCGCCCTGCTCTCCATCTTCATCGGGGGCACCCTGGTCCTGCTCTCCGGCATCCTGATCATCTGCCGCCGCTGCTGCGAGGCTGACCGCCGCCACTCCAG GGCCAGCGATGACCCCGAGAAGACCAACACCACCTACCTGGACGACTCGCAGCCGGCCCAGG ACATCACCATCAAAGTGGAGGACCCCGACTGCCTCTCGGCCTCCAGCTACCGGGATGTGGAGACCGAGCGCTTCctgtcctccagctcctccaccgCCCGCCGCGTCTCCTTCAACGAGGCTGCGCTGTTCGACCAGGGCAAGAAGACccaggagaaggggaggag GTACACACTGACAGAGGGGGATTTCCACCACCTGAAGAACGCCCGCCTGACCCACCTGCACCTCCCGCCGCCCGCCCTCAAGATCGTCACCATCCACGAGTGCGAGTCCAGCGAGAACAGCCTGGCCATGACCCCCCgcctgcccccccccaagcccGGCCTCGCCATCTTCCag ccccccgggggggcccTGCCGCAGCCGGCGCTGCCCAGCCACGCCGTGTGCCCCAGCTCGGCGCTGCCCGGGGACACCTACAACTCCACCGTGGACACCAGCTTCGCCGAGGCCAGCCCCTCCGCCTCCTCTGACTCCGGGGAGGGCCCCTCG TTTGCCGCAGCACCCAGGAGTGGGAAGGGGGCCGGTGTGGGCAGTGCCAGCCCCGGGGacgcccccccagccccctcccaggGCACCGTCCTGCAGTTCTTCACCCGCCTGCGCCGCCACGCCAGCCTGGACGGGGCCAGCCCCTACTTCAAGATCAAGAAGTGGAAGCTGGAGAGCACCCAGCGGGCGTCCAGCCTGGACACcagag GGTCCCCCAAGCGGCGCCAGTTCCAGCGGCAGCGGGCGGCGAGCGAGAGCATGGACCAGGAGGACCGGGACCCCCACGCCACCGACATCATCCAGTACATCGCCCGCACCGACGACGTCGCCTTCCACCCCGCGGGCGGCCCCTTCCTGCCCTCCCCCGCCAGCCCCCCACCCTCTCTCGGCAG GCTAGAGCCGGGTGAGGGGGGCGCGAGTGAGGCCGGTGCCCCGGAGCAGCCCAGCGCCTACCACGACATCTGGAGCCTGCGCGCCTCGCTGGAGCTCTACGCCTCCTCCGAGCGGAGCAACGACCAGGACTCGGTGCGCAGTGACGGCGGGGACAGCGTCTCCTCCGCCGGCGGCGTggccccctgcccctcctcctccctggaCGAGGCCGAAGGCCCCGAGGAGAAGCTCTGGGGTCGGCCCAAGCAGGAGGAGTCGGAGCCCGGCACGCGCAAGCTGCTGCAGATGGACAGCGGCTACGCCTCCATCGAGGCGCCCAGCcgggggggcgaggaggggcACCCCAAGGACCAGACGGCCTCGGAGAAGCGCATTTGCTTCACCAGCGCGGGGCGGAAAGGCACCATCTTCGAGAGCTTCGAGGGCCGGGagccagaggaggaggaagaggaggaagaagaggaggaggaggaggaagaggaggggagcaCAGCCCGGGGCGCGGTGGGCGGGGGTCCCCTccgtccccacagccccctggcCTGGTCCCCGTACGGGCAGATGTTGGCGGGGCGGGAGGCGGCGCCGCCCCGGCGGGACTACAGCATCGACGAGAAGACGGACGCGCTCTTCAACGCCTTCGTGCGCCACGACCCGCAGTTTGACGAGTCGCCGCTGCGGGGGAAGCACCGCTCGCGCGCCCACCTGCGCAAGCAGTGGCAGCACGCCAAGCAGTACAGCGACCCCGGCGTGCGCTACCCCGCGCTGGAGCGGCACCGCACGCCCCTGCGCCGGGGGGACAGCGCCAACTACCCCCTGGACGCCCGCTtccacagccccctgccccgcaTCGTCAGCGCCGGCGACGAggaggcggcggaggcggcCGAGGGGGGCCCCAGCGCCTCGCCGCTGCCCGACCCCGAGATCCAGGTGATCGTGGAGGAGCCCGGCGAGGCGGCCCCCGAGCCCAAGGCCAGCCCCGAGCCCGGCGGGGACGactgccccggccccgggcagtgcctggggctgggtCCCGGCTCGGAGCTGATGGACAAAATCACCGTCGGCCTCGAGGAGCGGCTCTACGGCCACCTGAGGAAGGCGGCCGAGAGCACGGAGCGCGCGGTGGCCGTGGCGGCCAGCGACGCCCCCCCCGACCACGGCCCCGTCTAA